One Pelagicoccus sp. SDUM812003 DNA window includes the following coding sequences:
- a CDS encoding sodium:solute symporter family protein, with product MTISNLDWVIIAAFFIVSLAIGLAVSRRAGKSAQEFFLSGRNMPWWLLGVSMVATTFAIDTPNLVTDIVRKNGVSGNWVWWAFLLTGMLTVFVYARLWRRSKVSTDLEFYELRYSGRPAAFLRGFRALYLGFFFNVMIMANVCLAAVKLGGIALGLSPLETLLIASLVTVVYSSLGGLRGVLITDFVQFGLAMAGSVWAAYLIVSKPEIGGLGELLAHPNVSEKLRLLPDFSDSSMALSVFLVPLAVQWWSVWYPGAEPGGGGYVAQRMLSAKNERHAIGATFFFNIAHYALRPWPWIIIALASLVVYPSIGDLGAAFPDVDPSILGDDLAYPAMLAFLPAGVLGLVIASLVAAFMSTISTHLNWGSSYIVNDFYKRFIDPSADEKAQVRVGRLSTALLMVCAGGVALVLDNALQSFNILLSIGAGTGLIFILRWFWWRISAMTEIAGMIVSFLVAVFFEFGYERLGFEPLQGHWQLIASVAVTTVLWLTVTLLTPPTDEETLRRFYREIRPSGPGWSKVQSALAREGVELRVGPASESIPNGLLNFFVGSVSVYAALFGLGYVIYGSEALGVSMLVLGALGILFLLKRIQTKDTEGV from the coding sequence ATGACAATTTCTAATCTCGACTGGGTCATCATCGCTGCCTTCTTCATCGTATCGCTGGCGATCGGCCTCGCGGTTTCCAGACGGGCGGGCAAGTCTGCCCAAGAGTTTTTCCTCTCAGGCAGAAACATGCCGTGGTGGTTGTTGGGCGTATCCATGGTGGCTACCACCTTCGCCATCGATACACCGAATCTGGTGACCGATATCGTTCGCAAGAATGGAGTGTCTGGCAATTGGGTGTGGTGGGCGTTTCTGCTGACCGGCATGCTCACCGTTTTCGTCTACGCCCGTCTGTGGAGGCGTTCCAAGGTAAGTACGGATCTGGAGTTTTACGAACTGCGCTACAGCGGCAGGCCAGCCGCCTTCCTAAGGGGCTTTCGAGCCCTTTATCTCGGATTCTTTTTCAACGTCATGATCATGGCCAACGTTTGCTTGGCCGCAGTCAAGCTAGGTGGAATCGCTCTTGGTCTGTCGCCGCTGGAGACGCTATTGATCGCCTCTCTGGTGACGGTGGTCTACAGCTCGCTAGGGGGACTGAGGGGCGTGTTGATAACGGATTTCGTTCAGTTTGGCTTAGCCATGGCGGGTTCGGTCTGGGCGGCCTATTTGATTGTATCCAAGCCGGAGATCGGCGGGCTTGGCGAGCTGCTCGCGCATCCTAATGTATCCGAAAAACTGCGACTGCTCCCGGATTTCAGCGATTCGAGCATGGCTCTTTCCGTATTCTTGGTTCCGCTGGCTGTGCAGTGGTGGAGCGTCTGGTATCCCGGGGCCGAGCCAGGCGGTGGAGGCTATGTGGCCCAGCGGATGCTGTCGGCAAAAAACGAACGCCACGCGATCGGGGCTACGTTTTTCTTCAATATTGCTCACTATGCGCTGCGTCCTTGGCCTTGGATCATCATCGCCCTCGCTTCTTTGGTCGTGTATCCAAGCATTGGCGACTTGGGAGCGGCGTTCCCTGATGTCGATCCATCGATCCTAGGCGACGATTTGGCATATCCAGCCATGCTAGCCTTCTTGCCAGCCGGCGTCCTGGGCTTGGTGATCGCGTCCTTGGTGGCCGCCTTCATGTCCACCATCTCGACTCACTTGAATTGGGGATCCTCCTATATCGTGAACGACTTCTACAAGCGCTTTATCGATCCGAGCGCGGATGAAAAGGCGCAGGTCCGGGTTGGGCGTCTCTCCACCGCATTGCTCATGGTGTGCGCGGGCGGAGTGGCCCTGGTGTTGGACAACGCCCTGCAGAGCTTCAACATTCTGCTCTCCATCGGAGCGGGCACCGGTCTCATCTTCATCCTTCGTTGGTTCTGGTGGCGGATCAGCGCCATGACGGAGATCGCTGGAATGATCGTTTCCTTTCTCGTGGCGGTGTTTTTCGAGTTCGGCTATGAGCGTCTCGGTTTCGAGCCGCTGCAAGGACACTGGCAACTGATCGCCAGTGTGGCGGTGACCACGGTCCTCTGGCTGACGGTCACCCTGCTGACGCCGCCCACGGACGAGGAAACGCTGAGGCGTTTCTACCGTGAGATTCGCCCGTCGGGGCCGGGGTGGTCGAAGGTACAGTCCGCTTTAGCTCGTGAAGGCGTTGAGCTGCGGGTGGGGCCAGCTAGCGAAAGCATCCCCAATGGGTTGCTCAACTTTTTCGTCGGCAGCGTTTCGGTTTACGCGGCGCTGTTCGGCCTGGGGTATGTCATTTACGGATCTGAAGCTCTCGGTGTGTCGATGCTCGTCCTCGGGGCGCTGGGGATCTTGTTTCTGCTGAAACGTATCCAAACCAAGGACACGGAAGGAGTCTAG
- a CDS encoding family 20 glycosylhydrolase, translating into MPHLKHCLAALFALFALISTVAKPMTDQLLPVPQSIEKGQGRFRLEATFQVAVEGNPDPRIYSAASRFLRRLDGRSGLFFPQDYVKPTDLADASDLLITVSRPGSVALGEDESYRLVVEKKRIRILAETDLGAMHGLETLLQLLSVDEDGFYFPAVEIEDAPRFAWRGLMIDSARHFMPMDALKRNLDGMAAVKLNVMHWHLTEDQGFRVETKSYPRLHELGSDGMYYTQEQIREIVAYAADRGIRVYPEFDVPGHATAWLVGHPEMASLPGPYEIERGWGIFEPTLDPSKEVVYEILEAVFTEMAALFPDPYFHIGGDEVEGHHWEQSETVQRFMEENGLADKHALQAHFNQRILKILTKLEKRMIGWDEILHPEMPTNIVIHSWRGRESMVAAAKDGYQSILSNGYYIDLMQPASEHYLNDPLPKDVDLSEAERERVLGGEATMWSEHVTPETVDSRIWPRTAAIAERLWSSAEVDDVRDMYRRLDTIALQLEELGLAHLKNRDMMMRRLARGYDYSALEALADVVEPLKIYRRNADLSYRSFSPYTLLPDVATADARDALRFRFLVEDYLANPSERRQQAISKQLRRWAKNHDAFEALARKAPAIREALPISQALSDLAGLALAAMEREDPFVWDETTEALFEAARQPVAKVELQVVQPIEALLRSLEQ; encoded by the coding sequence ATGCCCCACCTCAAGCACTGCCTTGCAGCCCTGTTCGCACTCTTCGCCCTCATCTCAACTGTCGCCAAGCCGATGACCGATCAATTGCTGCCTGTTCCCCAGTCCATCGAAAAAGGCCAAGGGCGTTTTCGCCTGGAAGCGACGTTTCAGGTAGCGGTCGAGGGAAATCCCGACCCGCGCATCTACTCGGCAGCGTCGCGCTTCCTGCGTCGTCTGGACGGTCGCTCCGGGCTTTTTTTCCCTCAGGACTACGTGAAGCCGACCGACCTTGCGGATGCCTCGGATCTGCTGATCACGGTTTCGCGTCCGGGAAGCGTCGCTCTGGGCGAGGATGAATCGTATCGTCTCGTCGTAGAGAAAAAGCGGATACGGATTCTTGCGGAGACCGATCTTGGAGCGATGCATGGGCTGGAGACGCTTCTGCAGCTGCTCTCGGTGGATGAGGACGGCTTCTATTTTCCAGCCGTTGAAATCGAGGATGCTCCACGATTCGCTTGGCGAGGTTTGATGATCGATTCGGCACGGCATTTCATGCCGATGGATGCGCTGAAGCGAAACCTCGACGGCATGGCGGCGGTGAAGCTCAACGTCATGCACTGGCATTTGACGGAAGACCAAGGCTTTCGTGTGGAAACCAAGAGCTATCCGCGCCTGCACGAATTGGGTTCCGATGGCATGTACTACACCCAGGAGCAGATACGCGAGATCGTTGCGTACGCGGCCGATCGCGGCATTCGCGTGTATCCGGAATTCGATGTGCCAGGTCACGCCACCGCTTGGCTGGTGGGGCATCCGGAGATGGCTTCGCTGCCCGGGCCCTACGAAATCGAGCGTGGCTGGGGGATCTTCGAGCCAACGCTCGATCCAAGCAAGGAGGTAGTCTACGAGATCTTGGAAGCGGTGTTCACCGAAATGGCAGCTCTTTTTCCCGATCCCTACTTTCATATCGGAGGGGACGAGGTGGAAGGGCACCACTGGGAGCAGAGCGAGACCGTGCAACGGTTCATGGAGGAGAACGGACTCGCGGACAAGCATGCCCTGCAAGCCCATTTCAATCAGCGTATCCTGAAAATACTGACGAAACTAGAGAAGCGGATGATCGGTTGGGACGAGATCCTGCATCCCGAGATGCCGACGAATATCGTCATCCACTCCTGGAGAGGACGAGAGTCCATGGTGGCCGCCGCGAAGGACGGATATCAAAGCATACTGTCCAACGGCTACTACATCGACCTGATGCAGCCAGCGAGCGAGCATTACCTAAACGATCCGCTTCCCAAAGACGTGGACTTGAGCGAGGCGGAGCGAGAGCGCGTTCTCGGAGGAGAGGCGACCATGTGGAGCGAGCATGTGACGCCGGAGACGGTGGACTCCCGCATCTGGCCGCGAACCGCGGCCATCGCGGAACGGCTTTGGTCCTCCGCGGAAGTCGACGACGTGAGGGATATGTATCGAAGATTGGATACGATTGCCCTGCAGCTCGAGGAACTCGGTCTAGCCCATCTGAAAAACAGGGACATGATGATGCGGCGCTTGGCTCGGGGATACGACTACTCTGCGCTGGAGGCTTTGGCCGATGTCGTGGAACCGCTCAAGATCTACCGACGAAACGCAGATCTCTCCTATCGTTCCTTCTCGCCCTACACCCTGCTTCCCGACGTGGCCACCGCGGACGCCCGAGATGCATTGAGATTCCGCTTTCTCGTGGAGGACTACTTGGCGAATCCGAGCGAAAGGCGCCAGCAAGCCATCTCGAAGCAGCTGCGTAGATGGGCGAAGAACCATGACGCCTTTGAGGCGCTCGCTCGCAAAGCCCCGGCGATTCGCGAGGCCTTGCCGATCTCCCAAGCCTTGAGCGACCTGGCAGGGTTGGCGTTGGCGGCGATGGAGCGGGAAGATCCCTTTGTCTGGGATGAAACGACCGAAGCCCTTTTCGAAGCGGCGCGTCAGCCAGTGGCGAAAGTCGAGCTGCAGGTCGTCCAGCCGATCGAGGCCCTGCTTCGATCGCTGGAACAGTAG
- a CDS encoding PIG-L family deacetylase codes for MSRMYVPDGIAEAQAMSRVTRMGIGAHQDDLEIFAYHGIAACYESEDEWFAGVTVTDGGGSARVGPYQDFTDEEMKAKRVAEQNEAARLGRYALQVQLGVPSSQVKDHESSRALVDDLEALLRSCSPRVLYLHNPADKHDTHIAVLSRCLEALRRLPPALHPEAVYGCEVWRDLDWLDDGRKIALPVDAYPDLARQLIEVFDSQVAGGKDYVAAALGRRFANATFFQSHSVDTAKALTFAMDLKPLLAEHAPSPADYVKGFIDHFKMDTLQRIERFAAK; via the coding sequence ATGAGTCGAATGTATGTACCGGATGGAATCGCGGAGGCGCAAGCCATGTCCCGAGTGACGCGCATGGGTATCGGAGCCCATCAGGACGATCTGGAAATTTTCGCCTACCACGGCATCGCCGCTTGCTACGAATCGGAGGACGAGTGGTTTGCTGGAGTCACGGTGACGGATGGCGGCGGCAGCGCCCGCGTCGGACCGTATCAGGATTTTACCGACGAAGAAATGAAGGCCAAGCGGGTGGCGGAGCAGAACGAAGCCGCTCGACTAGGGCGCTACGCGCTTCAGGTCCAGCTCGGCGTGCCCAGCTCGCAGGTCAAGGATCACGAGAGTTCGCGAGCGTTGGTGGATGATCTGGAGGCCTTGCTGCGAAGCTGCTCTCCCCGGGTGCTCTACCTGCACAATCCCGCCGACAAGCACGATACCCACATCGCGGTTCTGAGCCGTTGTCTCGAAGCTCTGAGACGCCTGCCGCCAGCGCTCCATCCGGAGGCGGTCTATGGCTGCGAAGTGTGGCGCGATCTCGATTGGCTGGATGACGGCAGGAAAATAGCTCTGCCGGTAGACGCGTATCCGGACCTGGCTCGCCAGCTGATCGAGGTCTTCGATTCGCAGGTGGCCGGCGGCAAGGACTATGTCGCTGCCGCATTGGGACGGCGCTTCGCTAACGCCACCTTTTTCCAATCTCATAGCGTGGATACGGCCAAGGCCCTTACCTTTGCCATGGACCTGAAACCGTTGCTCGCGGAGCACGCTCCCAGCCCTGCTGATTACGTGAAGGGATTCATAGATCATTTTAAAATGGATACGCTGCAGCGCATCGAGCGCTTCGCGGCGAAATGA
- the nagB gene encoding glucosamine-6-phosphate deaminase — MQNGELQAFERIPVEIYPDATKAVATVAAEIATAIRERQAAGRDFVLGLATGSTPVPLYKELIRLHREDGLSFSNVITFNLDEYFPIGHEHPESYHRFMKEQLFDYIDIPEERIHVPSGEVGRDDVFAACQAYEEAIAAAGGIDMQILGIGRTGHIGFNEPGSGMRSRTRLVTLDRLTKLDAARDFLGEHNVPRYAVTMGVGTIMDARSLVLLAWGRSKAEVIKQAVEGEPRDSLPASFLQAHPSARFVLDEASASELTRNRQPWRVGFPDWTPELSRKAIAELSLSLDKPLLKLVDKDYQENGLSELVTEQGPAYGLNIRIFNELQHTITGWPGGKPDADDTYRPERAQPARKRVLVLSPEPQDDVLAMAGTLSRLAAHGHDITVAYQTSGSLGVPDEEARWAAELIVEASRGEEAVLAKRVLLELDEKGAFDQDTKQLREFKAYIRRNEARAALQRCGVDLSCIRFLDLPFYENGRYRQFQVGEADVSELEKLLRRSMPHQVYATGSDADPSSVSAKGFEVFRCALERLRGEAWVEDCYVWLYRSDGREWAAHQTEMSVPCSPDELKIKAQAIYQHRSQRSQVPVLDEEQTEAWEQAIARNRQTATTYDRFGLAEYEAIECFVRWRP, encoded by the coding sequence ATGCAGAACGGCGAACTACAGGCGTTTGAACGCATACCAGTCGAAATCTATCCGGACGCTACCAAGGCGGTGGCCACGGTGGCCGCGGAGATCGCGACAGCCATTCGGGAGCGTCAGGCGGCGGGGCGCGATTTCGTGCTCGGGCTGGCTACGGGCTCCACGCCGGTACCGCTCTACAAGGAGCTGATCCGCTTGCATCGGGAGGATGGGCTGAGCTTTTCCAATGTGATCACCTTCAACCTGGACGAATACTTCCCCATCGGCCACGAGCATCCCGAGAGCTATCACCGGTTCATGAAGGAGCAGCTCTTCGACTACATCGACATCCCGGAGGAACGTATCCACGTGCCTAGCGGCGAGGTCGGTCGCGACGACGTTTTCGCGGCCTGTCAGGCTTACGAGGAGGCCATCGCGGCCGCGGGAGGGATCGATATGCAGATCCTCGGCATCGGACGCACCGGTCACATCGGATTCAACGAGCCGGGATCCGGCATGCGTTCGCGCACCCGTCTGGTGACGCTGGACCGTCTCACCAAGCTCGACGCGGCGCGGGATTTTTTGGGCGAGCACAACGTGCCGCGCTACGCGGTGACCATGGGCGTGGGCACCATCATGGACGCGCGTTCGCTTGTATTGCTTGCGTGGGGACGATCCAAGGCGGAGGTGATCAAGCAGGCGGTGGAAGGCGAGCCGCGCGACAGTCTGCCCGCCAGTTTCCTGCAGGCCCATCCGTCGGCTCGGTTCGTGTTGGATGAGGCGTCCGCTTCCGAGCTGACGCGAAACCGCCAGCCCTGGCGCGTCGGTTTCCCCGACTGGACGCCTGAGCTGAGCCGCAAGGCCATCGCCGAGCTATCGCTGAGCCTGGACAAGCCGCTGCTCAAGCTGGTGGACAAGGACTATCAGGAAAACGGCTTGTCGGAGCTGGTGACCGAGCAAGGCCCGGCCTACGGTCTGAACATTCGCATCTTCAACGAGCTGCAGCACACCATCACCGGCTGGCCTGGCGGCAAGCCCGACGCCGACGACACCTATCGACCGGAACGGGCTCAGCCCGCTCGCAAGCGAGTGCTGGTGCTGAGTCCGGAGCCGCAGGATGACGTGCTGGCCATGGCGGGCACCTTGAGCCGTCTCGCCGCTCACGGGCACGATATCACGGTGGCCTACCAGACATCTGGCAGCTTGGGCGTCCCGGACGAAGAAGCGCGCTGGGCGGCGGAGCTGATCGTGGAAGCGAGTCGCGGGGAGGAGGCTGTATTGGCGAAACGGGTACTCTTGGAGCTCGACGAAAAGGGGGCGTTCGATCAGGACACCAAGCAGCTCAGGGAGTTCAAGGCCTACATTCGCCGTAACGAGGCCCGAGCCGCTCTGCAGCGCTGCGGAGTCGATCTCAGCTGTATCCGCTTTCTGGATCTTCCGTTTTATGAAAACGGCCGCTACCGCCAGTTTCAGGTCGGTGAGGCGGACGTGAGCGAACTGGAAAAACTGCTGCGTCGCTCCATGCCCCATCAAGTCTACGCCACCGGATCCGACGCCGACCCGAGCTCCGTTTCCGCCAAGGGATTTGAGGTGTTTCGCTGCGCTTTGGAGAGATTGCGAGGCGAGGCGTGGGTGGAGGACTGCTACGTCTGGCTCTATCGCAGCGACGGGCGTGAATGGGCCGCTCACCAGACGGAGATGTCGGTGCCGTGCAGTCCAGACGAGCTCAAGATCAAGGCCCAGGCCATCTATCAGCACCGCTCGCAGCGCAGTCAGGTGCCGGTGCTGGACGAGGAGCAGACGGAAGCGTGGGAACAGGCCATCGCTCGAAACCGGCAGACCGCTACGACCTACGACCGTTTCGGACTGGCGGAATACGAAGCGATCGAGTGTTTTGTGCGGTGGCGTCCCTAG
- a CDS encoding AraC family transcriptional regulator — protein MIDPASFAKDLSALPHLVPRDYFHGIRPRSLCLADNIVVFLRRNKQALQQRTFESRPHHRHVLLVTFQTAGSINVDGAAYPLQPGTAFLIRPYQFHFYIDLQGDELCWLFITFETENDQPFDSFANLPLQLGPEHLRRCLEIAQAYSRRDSADAALDLLTLSASTLLTQLRHLALERSAPLVKQPPRSSSGYALVERVNHLLESHSEARADIQRLSQGLAISESHLRKRFKALTGISLGSYLVHYKLNRAVKLLAHSNASLTQISLDCGYESLPAFSRSFKAKLGVTPSQYRKNATFAGR, from the coding sequence ATGATTGACCCGGCCTCGTTTGCGAAGGATCTGAGCGCCCTGCCGCACCTGGTTCCCCGCGACTACTTCCACGGCATCCGTCCGCGCTCCCTCTGCCTGGCCGACAACATCGTGGTCTTTCTGCGTCGAAACAAGCAGGCCTTGCAGCAGCGCACCTTCGAAAGCCGTCCGCATCACCGGCATGTGCTGCTGGTCACCTTTCAGACCGCAGGCTCCATCAACGTGGACGGGGCCGCCTACCCCCTGCAGCCAGGCACCGCCTTTCTCATCCGCCCCTACCAGTTCCATTTCTACATCGACCTTCAAGGGGACGAGCTTTGCTGGCTGTTCATCACCTTCGAAACGGAAAACGACCAGCCCTTCGACTCCTTCGCCAATCTGCCGCTGCAGCTGGGGCCGGAGCACCTGCGGCGCTGCCTGGAGATCGCCCAAGCCTACAGTCGGCGGGACAGCGCCGACGCCGCCCTCGATCTGCTCACCTTATCCGCTTCGACGCTGCTCACTCAGCTGCGCCACCTCGCCCTCGAGCGCAGCGCCCCGCTGGTCAAGCAGCCGCCGCGCAGCTCCAGCGGCTACGCCCTGGTGGAGCGCGTCAACCACCTGCTGGAGTCCCACAGCGAAGCGCGAGCGGACATACAGCGTCTCTCGCAGGGCCTCGCCATCTCGGAGAGCCACCTGCGCAAGCGCTTCAAGGCTCTCACCGGCATCAGCCTCGGTAGCTACCTGGTGCACTACAAGCTCAACCGGGCGGTGAAATTGCTGGCCCACTCCAACGCTTCGCTGACGCAGATCTCCCTGGACTGCGGCTACGAGTCCCTGCCGGCGTTTTCCCGCAGCTTCAAGGCGAAGCTCGGGGTGACGCCCTCCCAGTATCGCAAGAACGCCACCTTCGCCGGGCGCTAG
- a CDS encoding endo-1,4-beta-xylanase encodes MMVRPSTALLALAMTALFTPPSDSSAQADATAGAALKEVAPFPVGNAIWVKRYQKDGAMRDLLLTHFDRVTANNEMKMHFIARRPGKLSFRSADRVMSFARRHDLRVFGHALIWHSATPDWVKELGAKDPQALDAFMKRYIQTYVGRYRGEIDGWDVVNEAMNTSGPGYRESIWYQALGKEYIAKAFRYAHEADPDATLFYNDFNIERDGEKLDTALEMIAELQADGVPISGLGFQMHIRMDISNDVIEEALRKGAATGLQIHLSEVDIIFNRHDDSFGGGEQIYDEVTDEMLAQQGDKYRQLVEIYRRVVPEEQQYGITFWGFNDGDSWIRGFFDLQDWPCLFDDELQPKPAFFGFREGLGSQLED; translated from the coding sequence ATGATGGTACGCCCTTCGACCGCCCTACTCGCCCTCGCCATGACCGCGCTTTTTACTCCCCCTTCCGATTCCAGCGCTCAAGCAGACGCTACTGCTGGAGCCGCTCTCAAGGAGGTGGCCCCTTTCCCCGTGGGAAACGCGATTTGGGTGAAGCGCTACCAGAAGGACGGCGCGATGCGGGACCTGCTGCTGACGCACTTCGATAGAGTGACGGCCAATAACGAGATGAAGATGCACTTCATCGCCCGCAGGCCGGGCAAGCTCTCCTTCAGGTCGGCGGATCGGGTGATGTCCTTCGCCCGGAGGCATGATCTTCGCGTTTTCGGCCACGCCCTCATCTGGCACAGCGCCACGCCGGACTGGGTTAAGGAACTGGGAGCGAAAGACCCGCAGGCTCTGGACGCCTTCATGAAGCGCTACATTCAAACCTACGTCGGCCGCTACCGTGGCGAGATCGACGGCTGGGACGTGGTCAACGAAGCCATGAACACCTCTGGACCGGGGTATCGGGAGTCCATTTGGTACCAGGCCCTAGGAAAGGAATACATTGCCAAGGCCTTTCGCTACGCCCATGAGGCCGATCCTGACGCGACCTTGTTCTACAACGATTTTAACATCGAACGGGATGGGGAGAAGCTGGACACTGCCTTGGAGATGATCGCCGAGCTGCAAGCCGATGGGGTGCCGATCTCCGGGCTCGGATTTCAGATGCACATCCGCATGGACATCTCCAACGATGTCATCGAGGAGGCCTTGCGCAAAGGGGCTGCCACCGGCTTGCAGATCCATCTCTCGGAAGTGGACATCATCTTCAACCGGCACGATGACAGCTTTGGGGGAGGCGAGCAGATTTACGACGAAGTCACCGACGAGATGTTGGCCCAGCAGGGCGACAAGTATCGCCAGCTGGTGGAAATCTATCGCCGCGTGGTGCCGGAGGAGCAGCAGTACGGAATTACCTTCTGGGGCTTCAACGATGGCGACTCCTGGATTCGCGGCTTTTTCGATTTGCAGGATTGGCCCTGTCTCTTCGACGACGAATTGCAGCCGAAGCCGGCGTTTTTCGGTTTCCGAGAGGGGCTCGGTTCGCAGTTGGAAGACTAG
- a CDS encoding tetratricopeptide repeat protein, whose amino-acid sequence MKAAKRIVALACVFIGSGLGAQTYPLSENFWKNPEFKNRVLGSYGVHSELEPKLSDTEGEFFKTLIAVLEADLAQGATLLEDRITADSSAALDFMLGTIRMQLGQVDQSIAAYERAIKKFPNFMRAYKNLGIAYIQNQQLEEGIDVIVKGMELGGADGLSYGLLGYSYLNLGLYSSAVNAYSLAIAFDPKSKDWKLGKTRALIELENFEDAAGLVSELIALDPANHELYLHQANVSLAREDVNGAMANLEIARRMGEGDENSLFLLADIYANRGMYDLAIGTYRDALKQTPEKQRRFASVSRAIGSFIENGEWRHALELADIAEAQMADELDKSANLELLNRRAEAQLGANNDAAAAETLEKIIEEDPMNGRALLLLARFSWKQGDIEEAEFLFSRAENIETVASQAYLQHGQLLVEQQSYSEAAKLIRKSLDLEYRSNVADYLRAVEEAASRS is encoded by the coding sequence ATGAAAGCAGCAAAACGAATTGTAGCGCTAGCGTGCGTTTTTATCGGTTCGGGCCTAGGCGCTCAGACCTATCCGCTCAGCGAAAACTTCTGGAAGAATCCGGAGTTCAAAAACCGGGTCTTGGGCAGCTACGGCGTCCATAGCGAACTCGAGCCGAAGCTCAGCGACACGGAAGGGGAATTCTTCAAGACCTTGATCGCGGTTTTGGAGGCGGATCTCGCTCAGGGGGCGACTCTGCTGGAGGACCGAATCACTGCGGATTCCAGCGCCGCGCTCGACTTCATGCTGGGCACCATTCGCATGCAGTTGGGGCAAGTCGATCAGTCGATCGCGGCCTACGAGCGAGCCATCAAGAAGTTTCCCAATTTCATGCGCGCCTACAAGAATCTAGGCATCGCCTACATTCAGAACCAGCAGTTGGAAGAGGGCATCGACGTCATCGTCAAGGGCATGGAGCTGGGTGGAGCGGATGGCCTGTCGTATGGGCTTCTTGGGTACAGCTATTTGAACCTGGGTCTCTACTCCTCCGCGGTCAACGCCTACAGCCTTGCCATCGCTTTCGACCCGAAGTCCAAGGATTGGAAGCTGGGCAAGACGCGAGCGCTCATCGAGCTGGAGAACTTCGAAGACGCAGCCGGGCTGGTTTCCGAACTGATCGCGCTCGATCCGGCCAATCACGAGCTCTACCTGCACCAGGCCAACGTGAGCCTGGCCCGCGAGGACGTGAACGGGGCCATGGCCAATCTGGAAATCGCTCGCCGCATGGGCGAGGGCGATGAGAACAGCTTGTTTCTCCTTGCGGACATCTATGCGAATCGGGGCATGTACGATCTGGCGATCGGCACCTATCGAGACGCCTTGAAGCAAACGCCGGAAAAGCAGCGCCGTTTCGCCAGCGTTTCGCGGGCCATCGGCTCCTTCATCGAGAACGGGGAATGGCGCCACGCCCTGGAGCTGGCGGATATCGCGGAAGCCCAGATGGCTGACGAGCTCGACAAGAGCGCAAACCTCGAGCTGCTCAACCGCCGAGCGGAGGCCCAGCTCGGAGCCAACAACGACGCCGCTGCCGCGGAAACCCTTGAGAAGATCATCGAGGAGGATCCGATGAATGGACGCGCCTTGCTCCTGCTCGCTCGATTCTCATGGAAGCAAGGCGATATCGAAGAAGCCGAGTTCTTGTTCAGCCGCGCTGAAAATATCGAAACGGTGGCCAGTCAGGCGTACCTGCAGCACGGACAGCTTCTCGTCGAGCAGCAGTCCTATTCCGAAGCGGCCAAGCTGATCCGCAAGTCGCTCGATCTGGAGTACCGATCCAACGTGGCGGACTACCTGCGCGCGGTGGAAGAAGCGGCGAGCCGTAGCTAG
- a CDS encoding biopolymer transporter ExbD, with product MKNRRLFAEKKGTEEINISPLIDMVFILLIFFIVTTVFVEETGVEVNKPQAASASDLEKNSILIAITENGNVVYGGKEVGVSGVRPVIRRLYQKEKMPVIIQADRKSITDTVVRVIDEAKLAGAISVSLATED from the coding sequence ATGAAGAACAGAAGATTGTTCGCGGAGAAGAAGGGGACGGAGGAAATCAATATTTCTCCGCTGATCGACATGGTCTTTATCCTCTTGATCTTCTTCATCGTCACCACGGTTTTCGTGGAGGAAACTGGTGTGGAGGTGAACAAGCCGCAAGCGGCGTCCGCATCGGATTTGGAGAAGAACAGCATCTTGATCGCCATCACCGAAAACGGGAATGTGGTCTACGGCGGCAAGGAAGTCGGCGTGAGCGGGGTGCGGCCGGTGATCCGCCGTCTGTATCAAAAGGAGAAGATGCCGGTGATCATACAAGCGGATCGTAAGTCTATCACGGATACGGTAGTGCGTGTGATCGACGAGGCGAAGCTCGCTGGGGCGATTTCCGTCAGTCTGGCGACTGAGGACTAG